The DNA window TTTTGCACCACCTTCATTTTCGGGTACTTCGCCACCACCTGCTCTACATCCTTGGTGCGTTGCAGTGCACCGGCGTCGGTAAGGTTGCCGATCATCACCGCCACGTTGCCCTGATAGTTGGCCAGCCGCGCCAGTTCTTCCATTTGCAAGGTGCCGGATTGCTTCTCGTCGGAGCCAACAAACACCACGCCGGCAGGCAGTTTGCTGTCGCCCGGCGTACGATTCACGTACACCAGCGGAATGCCCGCTTTGGTCACCATTTTGGTGATGGCTGGCGTACCTGCCGAATTGACCGGGTCGACGATAATCGCGTCCACCCCGGCGCTGATAAAGTTCTGCACCTGATCGGCCTGGCGACCTACGTCACCGCGTGCGTCTTCGAACTGCACGCTGATTCCGCGCGCCTTGGCCTCTTTGTCGATTGAATGACGAATAATGGTCAGGAAGTTCTGGTCAAAATAGGCCATCGACACGCCGATGGTTTCCGCCAACACTGAGGTGGAGCAGCCGAGCGCCGCCACCAGCACGATTCTTTTTAAGTATTTCATGGTGATTCCCCTGAGATAAAAAAAACCGCCGGGCAAAGTGCACCGGCGGAGATTTACGGCAATCAGTGTTTTTTACGGTTACGGTGCATGTCGATAGACACGGCGGCGACGATAATCACGCCTTTGATAATGTCCTGAATATAGGAGTCTACGCCGATAAAGGTGAAGCCGCTTTTAATCAGCCCGAGGATCACCGCGCCAATCAATGTGCCGGTAATGCGCCCAACGCCGCCCATCAGGCTGCTGCCGCCGATCACCGCCGCGGCGATGGCATCCAGCTCGTAAGACATCCCCATGCTCGACTGGCCGCTGCTGACGCGCGCCGCCAATACCACACCTGCCAGCCCTGCCAGGCCACCGGCGATGGTATAGACCGTCACCAGGTATTTATTGACGTTGATGCCGGAGACTCTGGCCGACGTCATGTTGCCGCCGATGGCGTAGATGTACTTACCGTAACGGGTGTGTTTCAACGCAATGTGGAAGATCACCGCAATCACCAGGAAGATGATCACCGGCATCGCGCCCTGGCCGATAGAGGTAAAGCCGTCGGACAGGAAGCTGACCGGGTTACCCTGGGTGTAATACTGCGCCAGGCCACGCGCCGAAACCATCATGCCCAGAGTTGCGATAAACGGTGGGATGCCGGTGCGGGTAATCAGGAAGCCGTTGATGAAACCGCAGATAATGCCCACCCCGATCCCCGCGCCGATCGGGATCGCCGCCGGCAGGTCGAGCAACGCCGGGTACATCGGTGAAATACTGTCCGAGGTTTGCGCCAGACTGGCCGCCACCACAGCCGTCAGGGCTATCAGCGAACCGGAGGAAAGATCGATGCCGGTGGTGATAATGACCTGGGTCACCCCCACCGCAATGATGCCGATAATCGCCACCTGCAGCACAATCAGCAGCAGGCGGTTCGGGTTCATCAGGAAGGACTGGTCGCGGATGTACCAGCCAAGAATTTCAAACACCAACGCGATGCCGATCATCACGATAAAGATGCCGGTGTCTTTCGGCATTTTGCCACTCAGGCCAGCGAACAGCGGCGCTTTACCCGCAAGCGGCTTCTCGATTTTTACATTACTCATGGGGATTCACCTTTGCGTTATTCAGAGGCCAGCGCCAGGATTTTTTCCTGATCCGCTTCTTCTTTATCCAAAATGCCGGTAATACGGCCGCCGTGCATCACCATCACCCGGTCGCTCATGCCGAGGATCTCCGGTAATTCCGATGACACCAAAATAATGGCGACGCCACGGTTCGCCAGTTCGCTAATCAGGCGGTAGATTTCCGCCTTCGCGCCCACGTCGATGCCGCGCGTTGGCTCATCGAGGATCAATATTTTCGGTTGGGCCAGCAGCCAACGGGCAATCAGCACCTTCTGCTGGTTGCCACCGCTCAGGTTATTGATGATTTGATCCATGGTCGGGGTTTTGATGTTGAGCTTTTTGATCTGCTCCATGCAGTCCTTGGCCATTTGCACATGACTGACAAAGCCGTTCTTGCCGATGTACTCCGACAGGTTGACGATGCTCATGTTCTCGACCACCGACAACACCAGAAACAGCCCGGACTTCTTGCGGTCTTCGGTGAGAAACGCCAACCCGAGTTCAATCGCTCGCGAGGGTGAATCGACCTTCGCCGCCTTGCCCTCAATGAAAATGCTGCCGCCGTCCGCCGGGTACATGCCGAACAGGCTTTCCATCACCTCGCTGCGACCGGCCCCCACCAGCCCGGCGACACCGAGGATCTCGCCGCGCTTGACGCTGAACGAGATATCGTGGAACCAGTCGGCACGCCGCAGCCCTTCGACACGCAGCACTTCTTCGCCGATATTGTTGTTGAATTTGGGGAACATCTGGGTCAGTTCACGCCCCACCATCATGGTGATCAGCGACTGTTTGGTCAGGTTTTCGGTTTTATCGCAGGCGATGAAGGTGCCGTCACGGAAGATGCTCACCTCATCGGTAATGGCGAAAATCTCGTCCATCTTGTGGCTGATATAAATAATGCCTTTGCCCTGGTCACGCAGTTCGCGAATGATGGCGAACAGATGCACCACCTCGCCTTCGGTCAGCGCCGAGGTGGGTTCGTCCATGATCAGCACGTCCGCGTTGTAGGAAACCGCCTTGGCGATCTCCACCATTTGCTGATTAGCGATGCTCAGTTCACCGACCAACGTCTCCGGCTTGAGCTTGATGTTCAGCCGCGCCAGCAGCTCACGGGTTTTCTTGTTCAGTTGATCATGATTCACAAAGCCCAGCTTTGCCGGCTCACGCCCCAGCCAAATGTTTTCCGCCACCGTCATATAAGGCACCAGGTTGAGTTCCTGGTGAATCATGGAAATCCCCGAATGCAGCGCCTGCAGCGTGTCGCTGAAGGTCACCGGTTGGCCTTTTATTTTTATGGTGCCTTCATCGGGGTGATAAATACCGATTAAACATTTCATCAGCGTGGATTTACCCGCGCCGTTTTCCCCCATTAATGCGTGTACGCTGCCTGGCTTGATTTTAATTGAGACTTTATCCAGCGCCTTCACGCCGGGAAACTGCTTACTGATGCCTTCAGCCTCAAGAACATAAGGATACATACTGATAACCTCCGCCGTTCGTCAATGCATCCCTGCCGGGTAAATACGGCAGGGATATAACCGCGCTGCCTTAACGCTTATTTTCTGTTCTTGTCGGCAAATTCTTGATAGTTGGCCTTGGTGATCAGCTGATACGGGATCAGTACGTTGCTTTCCACCTTCTCGCCTTTCACCAGTTGAATGGCCGTTTGCACCGCGCCCTCACCCTGCCCTTTGGCATCCTGGAATACGCTCAGCGCCAGATCGCCCTTCTTGATGTATTCCAGTGCGTCCGGAGTGCCATCAACGCCGGCCACCAATACGCCACTTTTCTTCGCCTGTTTCAGTGCCAGGATCGCGCCAATCGCCATTTCGTCATTGTTGGAGGCGATGGCATCAATCTGCTGACCGGTCAGCGCCCAGTCGGTAGTAATGTCGACGGCTTCTTTACGGCCCCACTTGGCGGTTTGCTTGTCGAGGATTTTGATGCCGGGATACTTGGCCGCCACTTCTTCCACACCACGGGTGCGGTCGCGGGTCGCTTCATTGGACAGTTCGCCCATCAGGATCATCACGTTGCCCTTGCCGTTCATCAGCTTGGCCAACTCTTCCATCTGCAGCTTGCCGGCCAGTTTGGAGTCTGAGCCTACGTAGGCCATGCCCGCAGGCAGCGTGACCTCAGGGCGGCGATTGACGAACACCAGCGGGATCTTGGCGCTTTCCGCCAGTTTGATCATCGGCTTCACGCCCTGGGTATCGACCGGGTTGAGGATGATGGCGTCGACGCCCTGGCTGACAAAGTTCTCAATCTGTTGGATCTGCTGGGCGATATCCCCTTTTGCATCTTCAAATTGACCGCTGACGTTGCCGTCCTGTTTCATTTTGCTCTGCATTGACTGGCGCAGGATGGTGAGGAAATTGTCATCGAAATAAGCCATTGAAACGCCGATTTTGATGTCTTTGGCCAATACGCTGGCCGGCAACATGCACATCAATACCGAGGTGACGATCAGTTTCTTCAGCTTCATGTTCTGTACCCTTAATAGTTAGAGTGAAGAGGCCTGTTGATTTGACAGCTAATGAAAAATATTTTTTTACATTCAAACAACAATCCGGTCGGTGTTATCCCTTTGATACGGCAGATTTATCGCTTTTATTCCGTATTCAGGCGGTGTGAAAAACTTTGATCAATGTCTCAAATAAGATTAAAAACAACGCTTTAAAATAAACAACCTATCGAGTTATTGAAGTCACAAAGTCATTATCAAATGTTTATTTCATAATTGAGATTATTGAAACTTTTTAACTCAAACAAGCGAAACATGCGTTTTGGAATGGCCAAGTAACAAAAACATGACACGGATCTAACAAATGACGCAAAAACCACCATCGCGTTCGTGGCATAAGTGCGTTCGGCAAACAAAATGCTCCCGCCTGATGAAAAATGGCGCCGCACGTTCTCAGTAAATGTGCGAGCGAGCACGCAGTTTGTGGATCCGCGGTTTCATCCCCGGCGCTAGTCGACAATACTGAATGGACGTGTATTTTCAGGAGGATCAGACATGCAGCTCAGCAGTAAGGTACGGATGAACCGGCTGTTTAATAACGGCAAATGCCTCGACGTGGCGATTGATCACGGCATCGCCAATGAGCCGGATTTTTTAATCGGTCTGGAAGACATTGAACGGGTGATGGACAGCCTGATCGTTGCCCGCCCCGATGCCATTCAGGTCAACTACGGTCAGGCGGATTTACTGCAACGCTCGGCACAACGCGATAAGCCGGCGCTGGTGATGCGTACCGACGTCGGCAATGCTTATAACGCCGCACGTCACCGTGAAATGTGGGCAGTGCTGCATAACCCAGAAGCGCCCATCCTCGCCGCACTGCAGATGGATGCGGCGGCGGTGGTGGTTAATCTGTATCTGATCCCCGATGAACCGGGCATTTTCCGCCAGTGCGTGGAGAATATTGGTCGTCTGCGTCATGCCTGCGACCGCTACGCCATGCCGCTGATGATCGAACCACTGGTGATGGCGCCGGCCGGCCAGGGCGCGGCCTACGGTTCGCTCGGTGACGTAGAAAAAATGGTGCCGTTAGTCCGGTTGGCGCGTGAACTGGGTGCCGACATCATCAAGGCCGACCCGACGGAGCGAGTAGAGGACTTCCACCGCATTGTGGAGGCGGCGCGCTGCCCAACGCTGGTGCGTGGCGGCGGTAAAGGCGAACTGGGCGCGGTACTGGAAAAATCCGCCGCCCTGATGGCGCAAGGGGCATCCGGTATGGTCTATGGCCGCAATGTCTATCAACACAGCAACCCATCAAAAGTGGTCAGCGCGTTAATGGCTATCATTCATCAGGGTGCCAGCGGCCAGCAAGGACTGGAAATCTACCATCAGCCCTGATCCCCCGCTTTTGTAATTAAAATAATCCCTCCCCCGGCGGCAGCATGTTATAACCTGCTGCCGGTCGCGGCCCCGCGCTCCAATCCCCGCTATTATCCTGACAGGCCCATTCGGAGAATCGCCATGCCAAAACAACGGATACCGCTTAAGCTCAGCACCACGCTCACGCTGATGGTGTCTGC is part of the Serratia quinivorans genome and encodes:
- the lsrF gene encoding Uncharacterized aldolase lsrF, with the translated sequence MQLSSKVRMNRLFNNGKCLDVAIDHGIANEPDFLIGLEDIERVMDSLIVARPDAIQVNYGQADLLQRSAQRDKPALVMRTDVGNAYNAARHREMWAVLHNPEAPILAALQMDAAAVVVNLYLIPDEPGIFRQCVENIGRLRHACDRYAMPLMIEPLVMAPAGQGAAYGSLGDVEKMVPLVRLARELGADIIKADPTERVEDFHRIVEAARCPTLVRGGGKGELGAVLEKSAALMAQGASGMVYGRNVYQHSNPSKVVSALMAIIHQGASGQQGLEIYHQP
- the mglA_1 gene encoding Galactose/methyl galactoside import ATP-binding protein MglA; this encodes MYPYVLEAEGISKQFPGVKALDKVSIKIKPGSVHALMGENGAGKSTLMKCLIGIYHPDEGTIKIKGQPVTFSDTLQALHSGISMIHQELNLVPYMTVAENIWLGREPAKLGFVNHDQLNKKTRELLARLNIKLKPETLVGELSIANQQMVEIAKAVSYNADVLIMDEPTSALTEGEVVHLFAIIRELRDQGKGIIYISHKMDEIFAITDEVSIFRDGTFIACDKTENLTKQSLITMMVGRELTQMFPKFNNNIGEEVLRVEGLRRADWFHDISFSVKRGEILGVAGLVGAGRSEVMESLFGMYPADGGSIFIEGKAAKVDSPSRAIELGLAFLTEDRKKSGLFLVLSVVENMSIVNLSEYIGKNGFVSHVQMAKDCMEQIKKLNIKTPTMDQIINNLSGGNQQKVLIARWLLAQPKILILDEPTRGIDVGAKAEIYRLISELANRGVAIILVSSELPEILGMSDRVMVMHGGRITGILDKEEADQEKILALASE
- the rbsB_1 gene encoding D-ribose-binding periplasmic protein precursor, whose product is MKYLKRIVLVAALGCSTSVLAETIGVSMAYFDQNFLTIIRHSIDKEAKARGISVQFEDARGDVGRQADQVQNFISAGVDAIIVDPVNSAGTPAITKMVTKAGIPLVYVNRTPGDSKLPAGVVFVGSDEKQSGTLQMEELARLANYQGNVAVMIGNLTDAGALQRTKDVEQVVAKYPKMKVVQKQSANYSRSEGMDLMLNWITNGESIDIVAANNDEMAIGAIMALQQAGKQGSKVLVGGIDATPDGLKALSSGKMQVTVFQDAVGQGKASVDVAQRMIKGEKLDPYYWIPFELVTPANMQKYAAK
- the mglB_1 gene encoding D-galactose/ D-glucose-binding protein, yielding MKLKKLIVTSVLMCMLPASVLAKDIKIGVSMAYFDDNFLTILRQSMQSKMKQDGNVSGQFEDAKGDIAQQIQQIENFVSQGVDAIILNPVDTQGVKPMIKLAESAKIPLVFVNRRPEVTLPAGMAYVGSDSKLAGKLQMEELAKLMNGKGNVMILMGELSNEATRDRTRGVEEVAAKYPGIKILDKQTAKWGRKEAVDITTDWALTGQQIDAIASNNDEMAIGAILALKQAKKSGVLVAGVDGTPDALEYIKKGDLALSVFQDAKGQGEGAVQTAIQLVKGEKVESNVLIPYQLITKANYQEFADKNRK
- the rbsC_1 gene encoding Ribose transport system permease protein rbsC encodes the protein MSNVKIEKPLAGKAPLFAGLSGKMPKDTGIFIVMIGIALVFEILGWYIRDQSFLMNPNRLLLIVLQVAIIGIIAVGVTQVIITTGIDLSSGSLIALTAVVAASLAQTSDSISPMYPALLDLPAAIPIGAGIGVGIICGFINGFLITRTGIPPFIATLGMMVSARGLAQYYTQGNPVSFLSDGFTSIGQGAMPVIIFLVIAVIFHIALKHTRYGKYIYAIGGNMTSARVSGINVNKYLVTVYTIAGGLAGLAGVVLAARVSSGQSSMGMSYELDAIAAAVIGGSSLMGGVGRITGTLIGAVILGLIKSGFTFIGVDSYIQDIIKGVIIVAAVSIDMHRNRKKH